TGACCTCCGCGACGCGGCCCGCGTGCTCGGCGGATTCGGCGATCACGGCCACGGCGCCGGAGTCGGCGAGGATCCAGGAGATCTGCGCCGCGGAGCTCGTCTCGTAGATCGGCACCATGACGGCCCCGGCGAAGAAGATCGCGAAGTCGACGAGGGTCCAGTCGTAGGTCGTGCGAGCGATGAAGGCGACCTTGTCGCCGGGCTCCACGCCGGCGGCCACGAGGCCCTTGGCCAGGGCGACGACCTGGGACTGGAACTGGGCGCCCGTGATGTCGCGCCAGCCGTCTCCTTCGGGGACGGCGAACAGCGGGCGCTCGGGGGTCGCCTTGACGCGCTCCACGAGGAGGTCGCTGATGTTGGCTTGGGGGTCGGCGGGGACCACGGCCGGAACATCGAATTGGATCACGGCAACTCCTTCGGTACCGATTGGGTCGGATGTCCTCAGATTCTAGTCGAGGCATATCCGGCCACGCAGTCCGCGGGGCCGCGACTAGACTCGATCCGCCTCCTCGGGCGGGGCCCAGGACGGAAGGGATGCGCGTGCTCACAGTCGGGATCGACATCGGTGGGACGAAGATCGCCGGCGGTGTCGTCGATCAGCAGGGCCGCATCCTCGACAAGGGACGGGTGGACACGCCCACCGATACCGCCGAGCTCGCTGCCGCCGTCGTCGGGATGGCCCGGTCCTACATCGATCGCTACGACGCGGTCGCCGTCGGCGTCGCCGCGGCGGGCTTCATCGACAAGGCGCAGGCCACCGTCATCCACGCTCCCAACATCGCGTGGCGCAACGAACCCCTCAAGGCGGTGCTCGAGGCCGGGATCGGCCGACCGGTCACCATCGAGAACGACGCCAACGCCGCCGGATGGGCGGAGTTCCGCTTCGGCGCGGGCGCCGCGGTCGACGACATGGTGATGCTGACCATGGGAACGGGCGTCGGGGGAGCGGTCATCATCGGTGGCCGGATGTTCCACGGCGGTCACGGAATCGCCGGCGAGCTCGGCCATATCCGCTTCACCCGCAACGGTCTGCCGTGTGGGTGCGGCCAGAACGGGTGCCTCGAACAGTACGCCTCGGGTCGTGCGCTGCAGCGCGAGGCGAACACCATCGCCGATTCCGGCGGCATCGGGGAGGCTCTCGCCGAGGCGCGCGCCTCGCACGGCACACTCACCGGTCACGCGATCTCCGACCTGATCCTGGCCGGAGACCCCGGCGCGCTCGAGGCGCTGCGGCGGGTCGCCACGGCCCTCGGCGAGGCCTGCGGCGGCTTCCAAGCCGTCCTCGATCCCGAGCTCTTCGTCATCGGCGGGGGAGTGGCTCAGCTCGGCGACATCCTTCTCGAGCCTGTGCGTCTGGCCTACGAGACGTCGCTCCCGGGGTACGGCGAACGACCCGTGGCGGATTTCGCGATCGCCCGACTCGGCAACGACGCCGGACTCATCGGCGTCGCCGACCTCGCCGGCCGGGAGGCATGAGCGTCGATGTTCTACTGGCTGATGAAGTACGTGGTCATCGGACCCATCCTCAAGGCCATCTTCCGGCCCTGGGTCGTCGGTCGGCGCAACGTGCCGGCGGATGGTGCCGCGATCCTCGCGAGCAACCACCTGTCGTTCGCGGACTCGATCTTCCTGCCGCTCATGATCGACCGGCCGGTGTCGTTCCTGGCCAAGAGCGACTACTTCACGGGCAGGGGTGTGAAGGGCTGGGCGACCCGCGTCTTCTTCAAGGCCACCGGGCAGCTCCCGATCGACAGATCCGGCGGCAAGGCCTCCGAGGCATCGCTGAACACCGGCCTCCAGGTCCTCGGCCGAGGCGACCTGCTCGGGATCTATCCCGAGGGCACGCGCAGCCCTGACGGCAAGCTGTACCGCGGTCGCACCGGCATCGCGCGGATGGCGCTGGAGGCGCGCGTCCCCGTCGTCCCCGTCGTGATGGTCGACACCGACACGATGATGCCCATCGGCACACGCGTCCCGCGCGTCGCGCGCGTCGGCGTCGTCATCGGCGAGCCGCTGGACTTCTCGCGCTTCGCGGGAATGGAGGGCGACCGGTACATCCTGCGTTCGATCACCGACGAGATCATGGTGGCCCTCCAGCGACTCGGAGAGCAGGAGTACGAGGACGTCTACGCCTCGACCGTCAAGGACCGTCTCACACCCCGTGGGAAGGCCGCGTCACACCGCCGGCAGACGGCGTCGATCGGGTCTGCGGCGTCGCTAGACTGAGCGGATGCTCGCTCCCCTCGACGGTCTCGATCACTGGCGCTCCCTGCCCATCAAACAGCAGCCGCAGTGGTATGACCTCGACGCCGCCGCGGCGGCCTCCGCCGAGCTCGCGACCCTCCCGCCGCTCGTCTTCGCCGGCGAGGTCGACATGCTGCGCGACCGGCTCGGTCGCGCAGCGGCCGGACAGGCCTTCCTCCTCCAGGGAGGCGACTGCGCCGAGACCTTCGCGGGTGCGACCGCGGAGCAGATCCGCAACCGCATCAAGACGGTGCTGCAGATGGCGGTCGTGCTCACGTACGGCGCATCGATGCCGGTCGTGAAGATGGGCCGCATGGCAGGGCAGTTCGCCAAGCCCCGCTCGAGCGACACCGAGACCCGCGGCGAGGTGACGCTGCCGGCCTACCGCGGCGACATCGTCAACGGGTACGACTTCACCGAGGAGTCCCGCAAAGCCGACCCGGCACGGCTGCTGAAGGGGTACCACACCGCCGCGTCGACGATCAACCTCATCCGGGCCTTCACCCAGGGTGGCTTCGCCGATCTCCGCGAGGTGCACAGCTGGAATCAGGGATTCGCCAAGAACCCCGCCAACCAGCAGTACGAGCGTCTTGCGACCGAGATCGACCGGGCCATCAAGTTCATGGAGGCGGCCGGCGCCGACTTCGACGAACTCAAGCGCGTGGAGTTCTACACCGGGCACGAGGGTCTGCTCATGGACTACGAGCGCCCGATGACCCGCATCGATTCGCGCACCGGCACTCCCTACAACACCTCGGCGCACTTCGTCTGGATCGGGGAGCGCACGCGCGACCTCGACGGCGCACACATCGACTACTTCTCGCGCATCCGCAACCCCATCGGTGTGAAGCTCGGGCCCACCACGACGCCGGAGACGGCTCTCGCCCTCATCGACAAGCTCGATCCGGAGCGCGAGCCCGGCCGGCTGACGTTCATCACCCGCATGGGCGCCGGAAAGATCCGCGACGCGCTGCCGCCCCTCCTGGAGGCCGTCCGCGACTCCGGGGCGATGCCGCTGTGGGTCACCGATCCGATGCACGGCAACGGCATCACGACGCCCACGGGCTACAAGACGCGTCGGTTCGACGATGTCGTGGACGAAGTGCGCGGGTTCTTCGAGGCGCACCGCGCCGTCGGCACGTTCCCCGGCGGCATCCACGTGGAGCTCACCGGCGACGACGTGACCGAGTGCCTCGGCGGCTCCGAGATGATCGACGAGGCGACGCTCGCGACACGCTACGAGTCGCTGTGCGACCCGCGCCTGAACCACATGCAGAGCCTGGAACTGGCGTTCCTGGTGGCGGAGGAGCTCGAGACGCGCTGACCCGGCGGCATCGGTCGGTGCAGCATCGACCGGTCAAGACGCCGACCGTCGGCGGGCTCAGCCGGTGACGGTGAGCTGGATGTAGATCCGCGTGCCGCGCACGACGAATTCCCCGGCACCGGGGTCCATGCTGACCACCTCGGTCAGGGAGTCGGGGATCGCTGCGAAGAAGACCGCGTAGTCGACCTGGAATCCCGCATCCTCCAGGGCGGCGATGGCCCCGTCGCGGGTCTGCCCGACGACGTTCGGGATCTCGAAGAGGGGAGGCCCGGTGGAGACGATGAGGGTGACCGTGTCTCCGGGTTGCCACCAGCCGCCGCCCTCGCGGTCGGCGATGCCGATGACCTCGCCGGAGGCGTAGGTGTCGCTGCTCTGCTCGATGACCTGATCGGCGACCTGGAGCTGCACGCCGCCGAGTTCCGACCGAGCAGCGTCGACGGAGTCGCCCGACACGTCCGGCACGGGGCCGCGGGAGATGAACAGTGTCGCCTCGTCGGCCTGCCGCGCGGTGCAGCCTTCGCCGCAGTCGATGTCATCGCCGCCGGCGCGGGGGTGGATGCGCATGCCGACCACCGTGCCCTCCGGTGCGTCGGTGAAGAACTCCGCGTCTTCGCGCGTCGTGATGACGTTCTGCGCCAGGAGGTCGCGCACCTGTTCGGCGGGGAGGTCGACCACCCGACCGAGGGCGACCTCGGCGGGGCCGAGGGAGACGATGACGGTGACGAGCGCCTCCTTGTCCAGCCGCGTCCCCGGCGGGGGATCGGTCTCGATCACTAGACCCGTCTCCACGTCAACGCTGTACTCGCCGCGTTCCTCCGCTCGTAGAGACTCCGCTGCGAGCGTGGTCTGGGCTTCGGCGAAGGTGGCACCGCGGACATCCGGAACGGCCACGAGCGACCCGGGACCAGACCCGAACCACCAGCCCGTCCCCGCGGCGAGGGCTGCGAGGATCACGACCAGTGCGATCAGCCATCCACCCCGCACGGCACGACGGCGGGTCACCTGGCGCAGACGCGCGGCGTTGTCGGTGTCGCTGACGATGGCAGCGGGCCCGGTCACCGAGGCGGGCAGCACCTGGGTGAGCTCGCCCGAGGGGAGGCCGTCGTCATCGGGGATGCCACGACCGGCGGTCCTCGTGACCTGCGGCGCGACGCCCAGCTGCCGTTCGATCTCGCGCAGTCTGTCGAGCATCTCCCGCGCGTCGACCGGACGCTCATCGGGGTTCTTCTCGGTCGACCACAGGACGAGCTCGTCCAGCTGCTCGGGCACGCCGGGGTTCTTCGCGCTCGGGCGGGGCACGGAGTCGGTGGCGTGCTGGAAGGCGATCTGCATCGGCTGCTCGCCCTTGTAGGGCTGCTCGCCCACGAGCATCTCGTAGAGCATGATGCCGAGGGCGTAGATGTCGGATCGCGCGTCGGCGACCCCACGCGTGACCAGCTCGGGGGCGAGGTAGGCGATCGTGCCGAGGAGCTGAGCCCCGCTGGCGGTGTTCGCCGTCGCGGCACGCGCGAGTCCGAAATCGCCGATCTTGATGCGACCGTCCTCGGCGAGGAGCACGTTCTCGGGCTTGACGTCGCGATGGATGATGCCGGCGCGGTGCGCCGCGGCCAGGCCCGAGAGCACGGCGTCCATGATCGTGATGGTCTGCGGGATCGTCAGGCGGCGCTGCTCGCGCATCAGCTCGCGTAGCGTGATCCCCGGCAGGTACTCCATGACGAGGTAGGCCATGTCGCCGTCCTGGCCCTGGTCGAAGACGTTGACCACGTGCGGATCGGCGAGCCGCGCGGCGGCACGGGCCTCCTGGATGAAGCGGCTCTGGAAGACGGAGTCGTCGCTCAGGTGGCCGTGCATCACCTTCAGGGCGATGCGGCGCTCCAGCCTCAGGTCGGTGGCCACGTACACGGTCGCCATGCCACCGCGCGCGATGCGCGCGCGGACCCGGTATCGGCCGTCGACGAGACGTCCGATCAGCGGGTCGGCCTGCTGACTCGTGCTCACGGTCAGAGTCTACGGACGGCGGGGTGGGAGCCCGGGCAGCGGCTCACCCCGGCATCCACACGGATCACCCGTAGGTCGCGAGCCACGCGTAGGCGGGCGCCTCCCACTTCGCGTAACGATCCGGGAACGCTGAGATCTGCACGGCCTGCGCGGCGCCGGCGAAGGACATCGACTCCCAGCCGGGGATGTCGAGCAGACCACGGGTGCGTGACCCGTTGGGATCGGCGGGGCCCCCGAAGAACGCCGCGGTCGCCCGGACCGGGTCGCGGACCTCGTCGGCGCTTCCCCACCCTGTGCTGGGCCGCTGCTGGAACAGGCCCAGGGAATCCCGGTCGCCCCAGTCGAGGTTGCGCAGCCACGATTCGACCATCGCGGTCCCCAGCGCGATGGCGATACCGCGATCGGAGACGCCCCGTTCGCGCCCCACGGCGATGATGGTCCGCACATTGCCGATCTGCTCGTCGTCCAGCGTCACGGTCTCGGCCGCCGGGACGGGCGCAGGCGAGGGGGCGGCGGCCGGCGCCGGCGCGGTCGAGGACGGGATCGCGATCGCCTGGCCGGGGTAGATGATGGATGACGTCTGCAGGCTGTTCGCGTCAAGCACCGCCTGGGTGGACACCCCGTGACGGCGTGCGATCGCGCTGATCGTGTCGCCCGCCACGACGGTGTACGCCGTCGCCGCGGCGGGCGCCGCCGGAGCCGCGGGCGCGGCCGCAGCTGCGGGCGCGGCGGACGCTCCGGTCAGTCGGATCACCTGACCCGGATGGATGACGCTGCTCCAGCCCAGTCCGTTCAGAGCCAGCACGTCGGTCGTCCGCAGGCCGTGTCGGGCCGCGATCGCACTGATCGTGTCTCCGGGTTGGACCACGACGCTCTCCGGTCCGGCGCTGTGGGCGGGCAACACCACGGGTGCGCGACCCGTCGACGACGCGGCTTCGCCGAGCGAGGTCCGCCCCGCGCTTTCGCGGGCCAGGGGTGCGGCCTCGTCCGCAGAGGCGGCGGGTGCTGGCAGCATCGCGACCGCGAGGGCTCCCAGGGCGGTTGCGGGAAGGCCGAGGCGGGCCGTGGTGAGCCGGACGGTGCGTGAGCGAGACATGGCGGTCCTCCCTGCGGGGATTCTCCCCGCGAGCTACCGTGTCACGCGTGTAAACCACTGTCAACGGAAGTGACGGATGTGAAACATGAGGATGTCCTCATGTGTCCGAGATGAGATAGTTGCTGCGTGGCGGAGAAAGACGCACCTGTACCCACCGAGTGGCTCACCCTTCCCGAACTGGTCGAGGCGCTCGACCTTCCCCTCGGGCGCGTTCGTCGTCTGCTCGACGACCGCGCGCTCATCGGTTCTCGGCGACACGGGGCACTCTCGGTGCCGGCCGTGTTCATCGTCGACGGGAAGCCGCTGGGATCCCTGCGGGGGACGGTCATCGTGCTCGGCGATGCCGGCTTCAGCGACGACGAGGCCATCGACTGGCTGCTGAACCCGGAGGAGTCCATCGGCGTCGCGCCGATCGAGGCGCTGCGCGCCGGCCGCAAGAGCGAAGTGCGTCGGGTCGCTCAGACCCTCGCCTGAACGCGCGCGATCAGGCCACGCGAACGGTCGCCGCGCGTGCGAGCTCGCGCAGGTCGTTGACGGCCGCGTGACCGAGCTCCGCCCCCGACAGCGCCCGGCCGGCCTCCGAGGAGTACTCCTCGATGAGGGTCTCGACACGGCCCAGCGCCCCACTGTCGATGATGGTGCGCTGCAGCGATCCGATCTGCTCGTCGTCCAGATCGGGGTCGCCGATGAGTTCATCGACGATCTGTCGTGCCGAGGTGCCGATGCCCTCGCGGGCGTAGGCGATGAGCACCGTGCGCTTCCCCTCGCGCAGGTCGTCACCGGCGGGCTTGCCGGTCTCGGCGGAGTCGCCGAAGACGCCGAGCACGTCGTCGCGCAGCTGGAACGCCATGCCGAGGGGGTGGCCGAAGGCGGCGAGGGCGGCGCGCTGCGCGTCGGAGCCCCCCGCGAGCGCGGCGCCGATGACGAGCGGCTGCTGGATGCTGTAGCGCGCCGACTTGAACGACGCCACCCGCAGGGCACGCTCGGCGTGCTCTTCATCGGGTGCGACACGGAAGGCGGACTCCTCGGCGATGTCGAGGAACTGTCCGACCGTGACCTCACGACGCATGCGGGCGTATTCCTCCCGCGCTGTCGCGGCCGCGACGTCCTGCGCGCGATCCATCTCAGCGAGGGATTCCTCGAAGAGGTCATCGCTCCACGCGACCAACAGGTCACCGAGGAGGATGGCGCCGGAACGGCCGAACGCGGCGGCGTCACCGCGCCAGCCCGACGCGCGATGCCTCGCCTCGAGGGCCCGATGCGCGGAGGGGCGACCGCGGCGGGTGTCGGAGTTGTCGATGACGTCGTCGTGCACGAGGGCCGCGGCATGGAAGACCTCCAGCGCCGCAGCGGCGCCGATCACGGGCCCAGGTGGGTCTCCGGCGCGCGACTGCGCCTCGTGGACCGCCCGCCAACCGGCGATGAGGAAGCGCCCCCGTAAGCGCTTGCCGCCGGTCAGGGCATCGGCGGCGGCGTCGATGATCATCGCCGCCTCGTCGCCGAGCTCCTTCGCCTGGGCACGCTGACGTGCAAGGAAGTTGTTCAGTCGCTGAGAAACAGCCTCTACGGCGCCCGCGGAAGATGACACGGCCCTAGCCTAGTAATCAGCGGGACGCGTAGAATCGTCCAACCGGATCCAGAGGGGGACCCATGCCACTCTCCGAACAGGAGCAGCGTCTGCTGGATGAGATGGAACGTCATCTCATGCGCAACGACGCCGACGTGGTCAGCGCGCGTGAAGGGCGCGCCCTCAGCTATCGCAACATCGTGTACGGCACGATCCTCGTGCTGCTGGGCCTGGGTGGCCTGATCGCCGGTGTGGCGCTGAAGCTCATCGTCGTCGGGGTGATCGCGTTCGTCGTGATGCTGGGTGGGGTCATCCTCGCCGTGACGCCCGCGCGGGGCGCCCCGAAGACCGCGCCTCGTCCGGTGAAGACGAACCCGGGGCGCGCCGCCGCCGGTGGTTCCTTCATGGACCGCATGAACGATCGTTGGGATCGCCGGCAGGGCGAGCGATGATCACCGGCTGACCGCCGGCATCCACTTCCAGAGCACCGACCTTCGGGTCGGTGCTCTTTTTTGTGCTCAGTGGAGGAGAGGGGCCGTCACGGGCGAGCTCAGATCCGCAGAAAATCACGGGTGGACAGGCGCTCGGGGTATCGAAGTGGAGGAAAGTGGAGTAAAGTGGCGACCATCTTCGAAGGCCGGACGAAGAAGGGGGTGGTGTGCCGATGCTGCTGGGTACGCACACTCCCAAGCTCGACGACAAGGGCCGGGTCATCCTCCCCGCCAAATTCCGCGACGACCTCGGCGCCGGCATCGTCATCACCCGTGGTCAGGAGCGGTGCCTCTACGTCTTCAGCGAGCGCGAGTTCGAGCGGGTCCACGACCGCATCCGCGAGGCGCCGCTGAGCAACAAGCAGGCGCGTGACTTCCTCCGGATGTTCCTCTCGGGGGCGAGCGCCGAGAAGCCGGACGGGCAGAACAGGATCACCATCCCGCCGCCGCTGCGCGCCTACGCGGGGCTGGGCAAGGACCTCGTGGTCACCGGTGTCGGCGCGCACGCGGAGATCTGGGACGCCGAGGCCTGGAACGCCTACGCCCTCGCCAACGAAGACAGCTACTCGGAGATGGAGCAGGAGGTGATCCCCGGCCTCTTCTGACGCCCCCGGCTGTGACTCCCAGCCGCTGCCGCCCTGTCGCACTTCCCCGGCGCCAGGTCGAAGCGGATGGGGATCAGAGCCGGGGGACCGGCCCCACGATCATGAACCTTCGCGACATCCACACCCCGGTCCTGCTCGAGCGCTGTCTCGAGCTGCTCGGCCCTGCACTCGACGCGCCCGGAGCGGTCTTCGTCGATGCCACGCTCGGCATGGGAGGACACAGCGAGGCGTTCCTCGAACGGTTCCCCCACCTCCACCTCATCGGACTCGATCGCG
The Microbacterium sp. SLBN-154 DNA segment above includes these coding regions:
- a CDS encoding ROK family glucokinase; amino-acid sequence: MLTVGIDIGGTKIAGGVVDQQGRILDKGRVDTPTDTAELAAAVVGMARSYIDRYDAVAVGVAAAGFIDKAQATVIHAPNIAWRNEPLKAVLEAGIGRPVTIENDANAAGWAEFRFGAGAAVDDMVMLTMGTGVGGAVIIGGRMFHGGHGIAGELGHIRFTRNGLPCGCGQNGCLEQYASGRALQREANTIADSGGIGEALAEARASHGTLTGHAISDLILAGDPGALEALRRVATALGEACGGFQAVLDPELFVIGGGVAQLGDILLEPVRLAYETSLPGYGERPVADFAIARLGNDAGLIGVADLAGREA
- a CDS encoding lysophospholipid acyltransferase family protein, producing MFYWLMKYVVIGPILKAIFRPWVVGRRNVPADGAAILASNHLSFADSIFLPLMIDRPVSFLAKSDYFTGRGVKGWATRVFFKATGQLPIDRSGGKASEASLNTGLQVLGRGDLLGIYPEGTRSPDGKLYRGRTGIARMALEARVPVVPVVMVDTDTMMPIGTRVPRVARVGVVIGEPLDFSRFAGMEGDRYILRSITDEIMVALQRLGEQEYEDVYASTVKDRLTPRGKAASHRRQTASIGSAASLD
- a CDS encoding class II 3-deoxy-7-phosphoheptulonate synthase: MLAPLDGLDHWRSLPIKQQPQWYDLDAAAAASAELATLPPLVFAGEVDMLRDRLGRAAAGQAFLLQGGDCAETFAGATAEQIRNRIKTVLQMAVVLTYGASMPVVKMGRMAGQFAKPRSSDTETRGEVTLPAYRGDIVNGYDFTEESRKADPARLLKGYHTAASTINLIRAFTQGGFADLREVHSWNQGFAKNPANQQYERLATEIDRAIKFMEAAGADFDELKRVEFYTGHEGLLMDYERPMTRIDSRTGTPYNTSAHFVWIGERTRDLDGAHIDYFSRIRNPIGVKLGPTTTPETALALIDKLDPEREPGRLTFITRMGAGKIRDALPPLLEAVRDSGAMPLWVTDPMHGNGITTPTGYKTRRFDDVVDEVRGFFEAHRAVGTFPGGIHVELTGDDVTECLGGSEMIDEATLATRYESLCDPRLNHMQSLELAFLVAEELETR
- the pknB gene encoding Stk1 family PASTA domain-containing Ser/Thr kinase, yielding MSTSQQADPLIGRLVDGRYRVRARIARGGMATVYVATDLRLERRIALKVMHGHLSDDSVFQSRFIQEARAAARLADPHVVNVFDQGQDGDMAYLVMEYLPGITLRELMREQRRLTIPQTITIMDAVLSGLAAAHRAGIIHRDVKPENVLLAEDGRIKIGDFGLARAATANTASGAQLLGTIAYLAPELVTRGVADARSDIYALGIMLYEMLVGEQPYKGEQPMQIAFQHATDSVPRPSAKNPGVPEQLDELVLWSTEKNPDERPVDAREMLDRLREIERQLGVAPQVTRTAGRGIPDDDGLPSGELTQVLPASVTGPAAIVSDTDNAARLRQVTRRRAVRGGWLIALVVILAALAAGTGWWFGSGPGSLVAVPDVRGATFAEAQTTLAAESLRAEERGEYSVDVETGLVIETDPPPGTRLDKEALVTVIVSLGPAEVALGRVVDLPAEQVRDLLAQNVITTREDAEFFTDAPEGTVVGMRIHPRAGGDDIDCGEGCTARQADEATLFISRGPVPDVSGDSVDAARSELGGVQLQVADQVIEQSSDTYASGEVIGIADREGGGWWQPGDTVTLIVSTGPPLFEIPNVVGQTRDGAIAALEDAGFQVDYAVFFAAIPDSLTEVVSMDPGAGEFVVRGTRIYIQLTVTG
- a CDS encoding lytic transglycosylase → MSRSRTVRLTTARLGLPATALGALAVAMLPAPAASADEAAPLARESAGRTSLGEAASSTGRAPVVLPAHSAGPESVVVQPGDTISAIAARHGLRTTDVLALNGLGWSSVIHPGQVIRLTGASAAPAAAAAPAAPAAPAAATAYTVVAGDTISAIARRHGVSTQAVLDANSLQTSSIIYPGQAIAIPSSTAPAPAAAPSPAPVPAAETVTLDDEQIGNVRTIIAVGRERGVSDRGIAIALGTAMVESWLRNLDWGDRDSLGLFQQRPSTGWGSADEVRDPVRATAAFFGGPADPNGSRTRGLLDIPGWESMSFAGAAQAVQISAFPDRYAKWEAPAYAWLATYG
- a CDS encoding Rv2175c family DNA-binding protein gives rise to the protein MAEKDAPVPTEWLTLPELVEALDLPLGRVRRLLDDRALIGSRRHGALSVPAVFIVDGKPLGSLRGTVIVLGDAGFSDDEAIDWLLNPEESIGVAPIEALRAGRKSEVRRVAQTLA
- a CDS encoding polyprenyl synthetase family protein, with the protein product MSSSAGAVEAVSQRLNNFLARQRAQAKELGDEAAMIIDAAADALTGGKRLRGRFLIAGWRAVHEAQSRAGDPPGPVIGAAAALEVFHAAALVHDDVIDNSDTRRGRPSAHRALEARHRASGWRGDAAAFGRSGAILLGDLLVAWSDDLFEESLAEMDRAQDVAAATAREEYARMRREVTVGQFLDIAEESAFRVAPDEEHAERALRVASFKSARYSIQQPLVIGAALAGGSDAQRAALAAFGHPLGMAFQLRDDVLGVFGDSAETGKPAGDDLREGKRTVLIAYAREGIGTSARQIVDELIGDPDLDDEQIGSLQRTIIDSGALGRVETLIEEYSSEAGRALSGAELGHAAVNDLRELARAATVRVA
- a CDS encoding DUF3040 domain-containing protein, producing MPLSEQEQRLLDEMERHLMRNDADVVSAREGRALSYRNIVYGTILVLLGLGGLIAGVALKLIVVGVIAFVVMLGGVILAVTPARGAPKTAPRPVKTNPGRAAAGGSFMDRMNDRWDRRQGER
- the mraZ gene encoding division/cell wall cluster transcriptional repressor MraZ, which gives rise to MLLGTHTPKLDDKGRVILPAKFRDDLGAGIVITRGQERCLYVFSEREFERVHDRIREAPLSNKQARDFLRMFLSGASAEKPDGQNRITIPPPLRAYAGLGKDLVVTGVGAHAEIWDAEAWNAYALANEDSYSEMEQEVIPGLF